Proteins from a genomic interval of Zingiber officinale cultivar Zhangliang chromosome 2A, Zo_v1.1, whole genome shotgun sequence:
- the LOC122042901 gene encoding uncharacterized protein LOC122042901 gives MLHCLLHSHLNASSPFHPFSHHVRRLASSSKVIPLPPIPSSFRVPKLKSLRGGSCLRVTSSLLEAPVIWVGRLCIFYALLKAGLAGSQSNPLVPSDLSDDGDDLGFANWIAMLRGRSGDKEATNRRKLVRKWHPTTKGTLKRNYRVPSKAEGQRLLRAVASLLSEDDHFVDATSHKGCQIRRESAHGESVCCNNVRALFDELPTPHLVVEITAFPAGPLTDKDYVKAEKLERVLRSGSSI, from the exons ATGCTTCACTGTCTCCTCCATTCCCATCTCAACGCATCTTCTCCTTTCCATCCTTTCTCCCACCATGTCAGGCGCCTCGCCTCGTCGTCCAAAGTCATACCCCTGCCTCCCATCCCCTCCTCTTTCAGGGTGCCCAAGCTCAAGTCATTGCGCGGAGGGAGTTGCCTGAGGGTGACCTCTTCCTTGCTCGAAGCCCCTGTGATCTGGGTCGGCAGGCTCTGCATCTTCTACGCCCTTCTCAAGGCCGGCCTTGCCGGATCGCAGTCCAACCCGTTGGTTCCTTCGG ATTTGAGCGACGATGGTGACGATTTGGGATTTGCCAACTGGATTGCGATGCTACGGGGTAGATCAG GTGATAAAGAGGCAACTAATCGGAGGAAGCTGGTTAGGAAGTGGCACCCAACAACAAAGGGTACCTTAAAGAGAAATTACAGAGTACCTTCGAAGGCTGAAGGCCAAAGACTTCTGCGAGCCGTTGCATCATTGCTTTCTGAGGATGATCATTTTGTGGATGCGACCTCACACAAG GGTTGTCAGATACGAAGGGAGAGCGCTCATGGAGAAAGTGTTTGTTGCAATAATGTAAGAGCTCTATTTGATGAACTTCCCACTCCACATCTTGTTGTTGAGATCACAGCATTTCCTGCCGGACCACTTACCGATAAGGATTACGTTAAGGCTGAGAAGCTAGAGAGGGTTCTGAGGTCTGGATCTTCCATCTGA